Proteins encoded together in one Campylobacter concisus window:
- a CDS encoding M20/M25/M40 family metallo-hydrolase translates to MKDSEIDKYLADLKEITDIESPTSSIDGVNEVAAWFKKRAEILGLKSRSIELGTDKVAPCLFISNDLEAKSYDFLFIGHMDTVFPVGTKADVPFSKIDERINALGAIDDKGGSLLSLYVIKELDLSKLKIGLFLNSHEETGSNFAKDAIRELAKKSRYALVVEPAREDGSMVATRKGVISYVLNFRGVSAHAGNHPERGRSAVVEAANFIVELSKLTDFKAGHTFNSIMTKGGDAQNVVPDFASVTFEMRYRHASSVEFLHKKMDEILSHPIVPEVSCERILINEEGPMIDEVDLPNIKKVFDEAAKATDTKVTWVDAGGLSDGNISASAGCPTIDGLGPTGGNMHTKNEYLEINSVVKKCNLIVEAIKKLL, encoded by the coding sequence ATGAAAGATAGTGAAATAGACAAATATTTGGCTGATTTAAAGGAGATAACCGACATCGAAAGCCCAACTTCAAGTATCGACGGCGTAAACGAAGTTGCGGCTTGGTTTAAAAAAAGAGCCGAAATTTTAGGCTTAAAAAGCAGGAGCATAGAGCTTGGCACCGACAAGGTCGCTCCTTGCCTTTTCATCTCAAACGATCTTGAGGCAAAAAGTTACGACTTTTTATTTATAGGTCACATGGACACCGTTTTTCCTGTGGGTACAAAGGCTGATGTGCCATTTAGCAAGATAGATGAGCGCATAAACGCACTTGGCGCGATCGACGATAAGGGTGGCAGCCTGCTATCGCTTTACGTCATCAAAGAGCTTGATCTTAGCAAGCTAAAGATCGGCCTCTTTTTAAACTCTCACGAGGAGACTGGCTCAAATTTCGCCAAAGACGCCATAAGAGAGCTAGCCAAGAAGTCTCGCTATGCCCTAGTCGTCGAGCCTGCAAGAGAAGATGGCTCGATGGTAGCCACTAGAAAAGGCGTGATCTCTTATGTGCTAAATTTCCGTGGTGTTAGCGCGCACGCTGGCAACCACCCAGAACGCGGCCGTTCAGCTGTCGTGGAGGCTGCAAATTTCATCGTTGAGCTCTCAAAACTCACTGATTTTAAGGCAGGCCATACATTTAATAGCATAATGACAAAAGGTGGCGACGCCCAAAACGTCGTGCCAGACTTTGCCAGCGTGACATTTGAGATGAGATATCGCCACGCTAGCTCGGTGGAGTTTTTACATAAGAAGATGGACGAAATTTTATCTCATCCGATAGTGCCAGAAGTGAGCTGTGAGCGCATCCTCATAAACGAAGAAGGGCCGATGATAGACGAGGTAGATTTACCAAATATCAAAAAAGTCTTTGATGAGGCTGCGAAGGCCACTGACACAAAGGTCACTTGGGTCGATGCTGGCGGACTAAGTGATGGCAATATCAGCGCATCGGCTGGTTGCCCTACGATAGACGGACTTGGTCCAACTGGTGGCAACATGCACACAAAAAACGAGTATCTAGAGATAAACTCAGTCGTCAAAAAGTGCAACCTCATAGTTGAAGCTATCAAAAAACTTTTGTAG
- a CDS encoding nucleoside recognition domain-containing protein → MKESSDTKKLVIGTITLAIAIVFFGGFLQNTYGGIFDFSKLAGQFPEWFKTGSGTSAKGGFLFALSLAPAVMLALGFVAIFEKYHALYAASRLLTPVLKPLIGIPGCCSISLIASTQSTDAGSSTAKFLRQDGLISHKELLIFAAFQFSAGAMITNFLSSFAPVLLVTDKAGNTATATIAMVLGIVFVFKIIGANLMRLYVKKFVKDDEE, encoded by the coding sequence ATGAAAGAGAGTAGTGATACTAAAAAACTCGTCATCGGTACGATCACTCTTGCAATTGCGATCGTTTTCTTTGGAGGTTTTTTACAAAACACCTATGGTGGCATCTTTGACTTTAGCAAACTAGCAGGTCAATTTCCAGAATGGTTTAAAACAGGAAGTGGCACTAGCGCAAAAGGTGGCTTTTTATTTGCCCTTAGCCTTGCCCCTGCCGTTATGCTCGCACTTGGTTTTGTCGCTATTTTTGAGAAATACCATGCACTTTACGCAGCTTCAAGACTGCTAACGCCTGTTTTAAAGCCACTTATTGGCATACCAGGATGTTGCTCTATCTCTTTGATAGCAAGCACACAAAGCACCGACGCAGGTAGCTCAACGGCTAAATTTTTGCGTCAAGATGGTCTCATCTCACACAAAGAGCTTCTTATCTTTGCAGCGTTTCAGTTTAGCGCAGGTGCGATGATCACAAATTTCTTATCTTCATTTGCGCCTGTTTTATTAGTGACCGACAAAGCTGGCAACACAGCCACTGCTACCATAGCCATGGTGCTTGGCATAGTCTTTGTCTTTAAAATTATTGGAGCAAATTTGATGAGACTTTATGTCAAAAAATTTGTCAAAGATGATGAGGAGTAA
- a CDS encoding YjiG family protein has protein sequence MTENKLITDVFVEGARKGWDIAVKNTIPNVLMAFVIIHILKVSGALSVIGKFLGFIMLPLGLPGESIAVFMAAFLSWGGSAGVLVALVGDGTLNANDIAVLLPGMALVGSTVQYMGRVLGVLEVPGRHYLVLFGICIINAYLAMFVMSLLV, from the coding sequence ATGACTGAAAATAAACTAATAACCGACGTATTTGTAGAGGGCGCTAGAAAAGGCTGGGACATCGCCGTAAAAAACACTATCCCAAACGTGCTTATGGCCTTTGTCATCATCCACATCTTAAAAGTATCTGGCGCGCTTAGCGTGATAGGCAAATTTCTGGGATTTATCATGCTTCCACTTGGTCTTCCAGGTGAATCGATAGCCGTTTTCATGGCTGCATTTTTGAGCTGGGGCGGCTCGGCAGGTGTGCTAGTCGCACTTGTGGGAGATGGCACGCTAAATGCAAACGATATCGCTGTCTTGCTTCCTGGCATGGCGCTAGTTGGCTCGACTGTGCAGTACATGGGGCGAGTTTTAGGCGTGCTTGAAGTACCAGGCAGACACTATCTCGTGCTTTTTGGGATTTGCATCATAAATGCCTATTTAGCGATGTTTGTGATGAGCTTGCTCGTATAA